In the genome of Verrucomicrobia bacterium CG1_02_43_26, the window TGAACACCCGCAACACCACAGAAAACACCAACTGCTCCATCGAGAACACGCAACGAACGCTCTACTTCAGCAGTAAAGTCAACGTGTCCAGGAGTATCAATGATGTTAACCTGATTTTTGATGTTTGCAAATGGGCCCTCTTTGGTTGTCCATGAGCAGGAAATAGCGGCTGAGGTAATGGTAATACCACGCTCACGCTCTTGTTCCATCCAGTCTGTAACAGCTGTTCCTTCGTGAACTTCACCCATCTTGTGTACAACGCCTGCATAAAACAAAATACGCTCTGTGGTCGTTGTTTTACCAGCATCGATGTGTGCGGCAATACCAATATTCCTTGTGAACTCCAACGGAGTTGCGCGTGCCGGGGAATTGGCTGATGACAAATTTTCTCTTTCTTGTGTATCCATGATATAGAAATCCTTACCTGCTTATTAAGGCTACCAGCGTAGGTGAGCAAACGCCTTATTCGCTTGAGCCATACGGTGCGTTTCTTCCTTTTTCTTAACAACGTTACCCGTATTATTATACGCGTCTATAATCTCTTGAGCTAAAGCTTCGTCCATAGGGATTCCTTTTCTGTTACGAGCTGCTGTAAGCATCCAACGCAATGCGAGGGATTGCTGGCGCTCATAAGGAATTTCAACAGGAACCTGGTAAGTGGCACCACCAACCCGGCGACTTTTTACCTCAATCTTTGGACGAGTGTTTTCCAAGGCTCCTAAAAGGAGGTCAACAGGATCCCCTTTTTCAAGCTTTTCGCTTACTCGTGCCAATGCTGCATAAACAATACGCTGAGCAAGGGATTTCTTTCCTCGCTCCATTACCAAATTAACCAAACGCGTCACCAACACGCTTTCAAAACGTGGATCTGGTGACAATTCTCTTTTTGTTGCTCTTCTACGACGAGACATAGTGACTTATTCCTTAAAAATTAACTTTTTTTAGCTTCCTTTGGACGCTTTACCCCATATTTTGAACGACTTCTGCGACGTTTTTCAACCCCAGCCAAGTCGCGTGAACCACGAACGGCGTGATAACGCACACCCGGTAAGTCCTTTACACGACCACCGCGAACCAACACAAGACTGTGTTCTTGCAACTTGTGACCTTCATCGGGAATGTAAACAATAACTTCCATGCCATTAGTTAATCTAACCTTGGCGACTTTACGTACAGCTGAGTTTGGTTTCTTAGGCGTACGTGTCATTACCTGAACACATACTCCACTTACAAATGGATTGCGTTTGAGTGCAGGAGACTTGGATTTGTTGTTCTTTTGCTTTCTCCCTTTATCTATGAGCTGTTTGATCGTTGGCATTATTCTTTGACTGTTGAAATAAATGTTAAATAGTATGTATCTCGCATAATTTTGCAAGTTATTTTTCTTAAAATTCGTACCTTTTAGGTAAGAATTTCTTGTTTTCTTGTGACTTCGGCATCCGAATCCGCTTCACCATTAGCTTCTTCTTCTACTGAAGATTCGTCTTTTGGCTCCACGTGTATGCGTCTGAATTTTGGTAAACCAGTACCGGCCGGGATAAGGTGACCCATGATCACGTTTTCCTTAAAGCCATGCAATGGATCGATTTTGCCCATGATTGCAGCATCTGTCAGTACACGAGTTGTTTCCTGGAAGGATGCGGCAGAAATGAAACTTTCAGTTTCCAATGAAGCTTTGGTAATACCGAGCAATATTGGTTCCCCTTCAGCTGGCTGACCACCTGCCTCGATAATGGACTCGTTGCCCATCATAAATTGAGAACGGTCAACTTGTTCACCCCAGAAGAATTCAGAGTCTCCTGGTTCAACAATACGTATTTTACGAAGCATTTTGGAAATAATAATTTCGATGTGCTTATCGTTAATTGTAACGCCTTGTAAACGGTAAACTTTTTGAATTTCGGACAACAAGTACTCTTGAACAGCATTTGGCCCCAAAATGTCTAGGATCTCATGCAGATCGGCAGAACCTTCTGTTAGATGCTGGCCTTTGTGCGCAAAGTCGCCTGGATGAACAATAACGTGCTTACCGTGAGGAATTAAATGCTCCTCTTGTAGACCTGTTTCAGGATCTGTAATAGTCAAGCGCTTCTTGCCACGAATAATTCCGGTAAGCGATACGATACCATCGATCTTTGCCATTTCAGTCGCATCCTTTGGTCTACGTGCTTCGAAAAGCTCAGCAACCCGAGGAAGACCACCAGTAATGTCCTGTGTACGAGAGGCTTGACGTGGTGTTTTTGCAAGCAATGCACCTGGATGAATAACGTCACCTTCATTAACAGCCACCTGGGCGCCTGTTGGGATGGAATAAGTAGCAATAACTTTTCCTTTAGCACCGGATTTGATCTTAGTGCCTTCCGGGAGTTCTACAATTTCAATCGTTGGATTAAGGTCCTCTTTGTGTTCAACAACTACAGTTGTAATGCGACCAGTAGAGTCATCCAACTCGCGTTTGATTGTCACACCTGGAATCATGTCCCTATAGGCAATCACACCACCCTTTTCAGAAAGAATTGGAATATTGTGCGGATCCCACATAGCGAGCACTTCCCCACTTTCGATAGCTCCATCATCAGGAATGGTTAAAACAGAGCCTGCAACTACGTTATAAGTTTCGAGTTCACGATCCTCATCGTCTAAAATAACAACAGAACCGGTCTTATTGATGGCAATACTTGCGCCATCAGCTGTTTGAACGAGTCTCAATCCCTTATACTTGATTCGACCGCTGTTGCGCACCCGAATTTCAGGAGTCTTAAAGACCTGACTAGCAATACCACCGATGTGGAACGTACGCATCGTCAACTGAGTACCAGGCTCACCGATAGATTGTGCGGCTATAATACCAACTGCTGTACCAACCGATACGAGATCGCCGGTAGATGGGTCTACCCCATAAGCTTTAGCAGGAATACCACCACCTCGCTTATAGTGCGTCAAAGGTGACATCACCTTTACACGCTCTATACCTAAATCTTCGATTTTTTGAGCAACTTCTTCGGTGATCAATTCGCCATTTCCAACGAGAATTTCGTCTGGATTCAAAGGATTATGAATGTCATCCGATGCGCATCGGCCTGCAATACGCTCAGAAAGGTGTACAATTTCGTCATCACCTTCAAAGATAGGCTGTTTCCAGATACCATCGCGGTTACCATCGTCCTCTTCTGCAATGATAGAATCCATAGCAACGTCACACAATTTACGCGTTAGGTAACCAGCGTCAGCCGTTTTAAGAGCTGTATCCGCAAGACCTTTACGTGCACCGTGCGTTGAATTAAAATATTCTAAAACGGAAAGACCTTCACGGAATGAGGAAAGAACCGGACGTTCCAAAATTTCACCAGAAGGACGAGCCATGAGACCACGAGTACCGCAAAGCTGACGAACCTGCTGGCGATTACCACGAGCACCGGAGTCCATCATCAAGAATACTGGATTAACTTCCTCTTTGCCTTCGTTAGCTTCTAGTTGCTGGAACACGGATTTAGCGATATCGTCTGTAGCGCCTGTCCAGATATCAATAATCTTATTGTATCTTTCTCCTGGAGTAATAATACCCTTGCGATATTGAGCCTCTACCTCATCGATACGTTTACGCGCTTTTTTGATAATTTCAGGCTTATCGTCTGGAATTATCATATCTCCGATACCGATAGAAATACCTGCTTTTGTAGCTATTTTAAAGCCTAGTTCTTTGAGCTCATCAAGAATACGCACTGTATCTTCCTTGCTCGCCACTTTGTAGGTATTCAAAATAATGTCACCTAGCTTACCTTTGGTAACAGGGAAATTAATAAAACCAATTTCCTTAGGCCAAACAGTATTAAAAATAATACGGCCCACAGTAGTACGAATAACCTTTCGAGCTTCATTCCCGAATATTGTTTCCTTACCAAAGTCTGGGTTACTATAATCGACCCAGCTATGTAACGTGAAAACACCGTCTGAATAAGCCATGTAGGCTTCATCGACATTCGCAATCAAGGGAATGTGATCCGTCTTTGTAGGTTTGCGTCTTGGCTCTAGTGTTAAATAATAAGCTCCGAGAACAATATCCTGGCCAGGTGTCAAAATCGGCTTACCACTGGAAGGTAAGAACACGTTATGAGACGCCAACATCATCAAACGACATTCCATGATCGCCTCTAATGAAAGCGGTACGTGAACAGCCATTTGGTCACCATCAAAGTCAGCATTATAAGCAGGACAGACAAGTGGGTGAATACGAATAGCATCTCCCTCGATCAAGACCGGTTCAAATGCTTGAATGGATAAACGGTGCAGCGTAGGCGCACGATTTAGCAAGACAGGGTGATCTTTTGTCACCTCTTCTAAAATATCCCAAACTTCAGGCGATCTCTTTTCGATCATTTTGCGCGCACCACGAACTGTGTGAACAAACCCGAGTTCTTTTAGGCGGCGAATAATAAAAGGCTCAAACAATACGAGCGCCATTTTCTTAGGCAAACCGCACTGATAGATTTTAAGTTCCGGACCGATAACGATTACAGAACGACCACTATAGTCTACACGTTTTCCTAAAAGGTTTTGACGGAAACGACCTTGTTTTCCTTTAAGCATATCACTTAAGGACTTGAGAGGACGGTTACCCGCAGCTGTTACAGAACGACCATGGCGTCCATTGTCAAACAACGCGTCAACAGCTTCCTGCAGCATTCTCTTTTCGTTATGAATAATAACGTCAGGAGTCTTCAGCTGCAATAGGTTCATCAAGCGATTATTTCGGTTGATAACACGGCGATAAAGGTCATTTAAGTCACTTGTCGCAAAGCGGCCTCCCTCCAATGGCACTAGCGGCCTTAAATCTGGAGGTATAACAGGTAAAACTTCAAGAATCATCCATTCAGGACGTGTTTCTGATAGAAGGAAACCTTCAATTGCTTTGAGTCGTTTGGCCAACTTGCGCTTAATTTGCTTGGAGCGCGTGCTGTGCATCTGCTCTTGCAATTCAACGGATAAAGACTCTAAATCTAATCCAGCCAAAACATCGCGAATAGCTTCCGCACCCATTTTAGCAACAAACGAATCGTCACCATACTCTTCTTGCGATTGCAAGTACTCTTGTTCCGTTAAAAGTTGTTTTACTTCTAATGGCGTGCGACCTGGATCGGTCACCATGTAGTTCTCATAGTAAACGACGCGCTCAAGATTTCTTGCTGTCATATCCAGCAAAAGGCCTAGGCGGCTAGGCATGCTCTTCAGGAACCATATATGGGTTACTGGAACCGCAAGGTCAATATGCCCCATACGTTCACGACGAACACGAGAAACGGTCACTTCAACGCCGCAACGGTCACAAACAACACCCTTAAATTTGATGCGCTTGTACTTTCCACAAGCACATTCGTAATCGCGAACCGGTCCAAAAATGCGTTGGCAAAAAAGACCTCCTGGTTCTGGCTTAAAGGTACGGTAGTTAATGGTCTCTGGGTTCTTAACCTCACCACGAGACCAGGAACGGATAATTTCCGGAGAAGCTATGGAAATGCCGACGCTATCGAAAGACTGTTCGCTTTCGAGCAGAAAATCGTGCTTATGCTCGTGTTTATCTTCGTGTTTGTGCGCTTGACTGTGGCTACTCATAAATTGCGTAATTTAACTTTATAAATAATTTGAAGTTATTTTTCGTCTGTACCTAAACGAACATCTAAACAAAGGCTTTGAATTTCCTTCATTAAAACGTTGAATGATTGTGGCGTACCGGCAGACAATGAATTGTCCCCTTTTACCAAGGCTTCGTATATTTTTGTACGGCCCTGTACGTCATCGGATTTTACGGTGAGCAATTCTTGCAGCGTATAAGCAGCGCCATATGCCTCAAGAGCCCACACTTCCATTTCTCCGAAACGCTGACCACCGTACTGTGCTTTACCGCCCAAAGGCTGTTGCGTGATCAAGCTATAAGGCCCAACCGCACGAGCGTGGATCTTGTCTGCCACTAAGTGGTTCAACTTCATCATATAGATGTAGCCGACAACAACGTGTTGGTCAAATGGCTCACCTGTCTGGCCATCATATAATTGAGATTTACCAGAATAAGGTAATTTCGCCTCTTCTAAATATTCACGTATTCTTTTTTCAGAAATCCCGTCAAATACTGGAGTTGCCACTTTGAGATTCAGCTTTTTACATGCCCAACCTAAGTGCGTCTCTAAAACCTGTCCAACGTTCATCCGGCTAGGTACCCCTAGTGGATTTAGTACGATTTCAATCGGCGTACCGTCTGGCAAGAAAGGCATGTCTTCTTCTGCAACAATCTTTGCAACAACACCCTTGTTACCGTGGCGACCAGCCATTTTATCACCCACTTGGATTTTGCGTTTCGTAGCGATGTAAACTTTTACATTTTTAATAACACCTGCTTCAATACCTTCACCAGACTCAACATTTTTAACTCTGACGCTTCTCTCTTCCTCCAGTTCTTGGAACCTTCGTTGGAAATTGTCAACAATCTCCATGATCTTGATACGAACAGGAGAAGGATCGATTTGAATATTATCCGAAATGGCAGCTAGCTTTCTGAGCAGTGTCTTTGTTATCTTGCGGTTAGCAGGAATCACGACCTCGCCTGTTTCAGCGTTAAAGACATCTAAAGGAATCTTCTCCCCTAACAAAATGTTAGACAAGGATTCTGTCAACTCATCGCGCAATTGATCGCTATTGTTCTTAAATTCTTCGTTAATGCGCTTCAACTGACGTCTTTTATCGGAAGGAGAGAGCTTTTCGCGCTCGCCATCGATGCGGGTTGAAACCTTAACATCCATGACAATACCGTAGATACCGGATGGAACATCGAGTGAAGTATCCTTAACATCAGCGGCTTTTTCACCGAAGATGGCGCGCAGAAGTTTCTCTTCTGGAGCAAGTTCAGTTTCACTCTTTGGCGTAATTTTACCCACGAGGATATCACCTGGCTTAACTTCAGCACCGATTCGGATAACTCCGTTTCGGTCAAGATTCTTCAAAGCTTCTTCACCAATATTAGGAATATCACGGGTGATTTCTTCCGGTCCTAGCTTTGTGTCTCTTGCGGCCACATCAAACTCTTCGATGTGGATTGAGGTAAAGACATCATCTTTAATCAACTTCTCACTTAAGAGAATAGCATCTTCAAAGTTGTATCCGTTCCATGGCATGAAGGCCACTAAAACATTTCGGCCTAATGCGAGCTCCCCATTATCGGAAGACGCACCATCCGCAATGACCTGACCTTTCTTAACAGGTTGGCCTTTGCACACAATTGGTTTTTGGTTAAAACAAGTTGCAGCGTTAGAACGCATGAACTTCCTTAAACCGTAAACATAAAGTTCTTGATTAACATCCGTTTGCAGAGCTTCATCTGGCTTTACCCGAGGCATTTTACCGTCTTTTGTAACAACGATTTGATTTGCGTCCACAGAAGCAACCACGCCTTTGGATTCAGATATAATAACTGTTCCGGAGTCTTCGACGACCTTGCGCTCCAAACCAGTGCCCACAAATGGAGCTTCTGTTTGCAACAGCGGTACACCTTGACGTTGCATGTTTGATCCCATCAATGCGCGGTTAGCATCGTCATGCTCCAAGAAGGGAATAATCCCTGCAGCTACGGAAACAAGCTGTTTTGGAGAAACGTCCATGTAATGAACCTCAGAAGGCTGAACTTCAAGCACCATGTCGCGTAAGCGAACAGCCACTTTACCTTGCAGCTTGCCTTTGTCATCAATCTCAGAGTTAGCCTGTGCGATAACGAAGGATTCCTCTTGGTCGGCTGTTAAATAGTGAACTTCATCAGTAACAACACTGTCAGTAACAACGCGGTAAGGCGTTTCAATAAATCCAAATTCGTTGATCTGAGAATAAGTACTCAATGAATTGATCAAACCAATATTTGGACCTTCCGGTGTCTCAATTGGACAAATACGACCATAGTGAGATGGATGAACGTCACGCACTTCAAATCCGGCACGGTCACGGTTCAAGCCACCTGGCCCCAAAGCTGATAAACGACGCTTGTGCGTTATTTCTGCCAATGGGTTAATTTGGTCCATAAACTGAGAAAGCTGACTACGCGCAAAAAAGTCTCTGATAACAGTACTTAACGCCTTAGGATTAATCAGTTTTTGAGGAGAAATAGAATCAGCGCTTTGATCATACAAAGTCATACGCTCTTTGACCAAACGTTCTGTACGAGATAGACCGACACGACATTGGTTTGCGACGAGCTCACCTACAGTACGTACACGACGACTACCTAAGTGGTCAATATCGTCAACAATCCCCTCGCCTCTTTTGAGCTTCACCAAGTAGTTGGTCGCTGCAATAATGTCATCGATGACAATAATTCTGGTCTCTAAATCGATATTTAAGCCTAATTTCTGATTGAGCTTATAACGACCGACGCGACCCAAATCATAACGCTTAGGGTCATTAAAAAGTCTTTTAATTAAAGCACGGGCATTGGCAGTAGTCGTTGGTTCCCCTGGGCGCAAACGCTTATAAATGTCCTTTAAGGCCTCTTCCTCATTACGAGTTGGATCCTTTTTCAAGCTTCGGATAATTGCACCATCATCAATAGAAGTGTCAATCACGTTAACAGAATCAATCCTTGCCTTGATGAAAGACCGTACAATCGTTTTTGTCAACGGCTCGAAAGCGCGTGCTAAAACAATACCCTGCTCAGCATCAACAATGTCTTCAACCAATACTAGGTTAGAAACATTCTCCATTGCGGCTGCTTTTTTCAAATTCAATTTTTCTAGTTTATAGAAAAGATTCAAGATGTCCGAATCCTTGCCGTAACCCATCGCGCGCAATAAAGTTGTAATAAGGAATTTGCGACGACGACGGCGACGGTCTAAATAAATATAAAGAAGGTCGTTTTGGTCAAACTGAACCTCTAACCAAGTACCCCTATCAGGAATAATACGGAAAGAGTGGAGCGCCTTACCACTGGTGTGAAAAGCCTCTTCAAAGCAGATACCAGGAGAACGGTGCAATTGGCTAACAACAACACGCTCGGCTCCATTTATGATAAATGACGCACTTTTGGTAATCATGGGGATTTCGCCCATGTAAATCTCTTCATCACGTTCGACACCCTCTTCTACGAGCTTTAATGTGACGTATAAAGAAACGGAATAGGATGACCCTTCTCGTAAGCACTCGATCTCCGACAATTTGGGAGCGATAATGTTATAAGAAACGTACTGCAAACTGCAACGCCCATCGTAGCTCTCTACCGGGAAGACTTCGCGGAAGACAGCTTCTAACCCTAAGTTCTTTCTCTTAGAGGGCGCTACGTCCTTCTGTAAAAACTCCTCATATGAATCCAATTGATTTTCAATCAAATTGGGAGGTGTGATGATTTCCTTTAATTTTCCAAAATTAATGCGCTCGGACTTGGACATACTTTTTTAGCTAGATGAAAAAATTTTAAACAGTGATAACGATTTCTTTGAAAAGGGGTATTTTGCGTCAGAATAATAAAAGCCATACGAGTCTTGCAATAAGGCTCGTATGACTCTTTCAAGTGAAAAAAAACTGTAGTTATTTAATCTCAACCTCGGCACCAGCTGCTTCAAGCTTTTTCTTGATGTCTTCAGCATCGGCTTTACTGGTTGCTTCCTTGACAGTTTTAGGAGCACCTTCAACAAGGTCTTTAGCTTCCTTCAAGCCCAACCCAGTGATCGCACGAACTTCTTTAATCACATTGATTTTCTTTTCGCCGCCAGATTTAAGAATAACATCAAACTCGGTCTTTTCTTCCGCAACTTCTGCGGCAGGACCCGCAACTGCAGCAACTGCAACAGGAGCAGCAGCACTTACGCCCCACTTGTCCTCGAGTTCCTTTACCAGTCCGGCAATTTCGATTACGGTTTGGTTACCTAACCATTCTACGACTTGTTCTTTTGTAATATTAGCCATTTTGTTTTTTTTCTTTTAAGTGTTAGCTTCCTTTTGGAAATTTAAGGGATATTCTCCCCTAACAGGTTTTTTTTAATTTTTTGATTAAAAAGTTACAGATTAATGATTTTGAATTTCATGTAAAGAGTAAAATAAAACCATTGTTTGTGTAAATGATATTTATTTATCCTTTTTTCGCGTGAGCATCCAAGACATTTAAGACGCCTTGAGGTACTGCATTGAATACCCTGACAAGTTTTTCGGCTGGTTGATTGAATAAGCCCATGAGTTGTGCTCGCAATACATCCAAACTTGGCAATTTTGATAGTTCGTTAATTTCCTGAGCTGTCAAAACACGATCACCTAAGGCACCTACTTTAAAGGCACACTTATTTTCGTTTTTCTTACGGAATTCAACAATGACCTTGGCTGCTTCGGAAGGATTGTCACCTCCAACGATAATGGCGACAGGTCCTGATAAAAAGTCCGTAAAGTCTGGGCGTTCTGTTTGTTCTGCAGCAACTTTAAGAGCACTGTTCTTGACGACGTGAAACTCAGCTTTATGTTTTTTCAAAGAAGCACGGATGTCCGCGATATTTTGAACCGTTGCGCCCTTATAATCGAGCAACAACACATAACTTGATTTCTCTAAATGTGTAGCTACTGCTTTTGCTAAATATTGTTTTCCTTCTCTCATAACCTTTATCTGCTTTTGCTTGTGTAAAGATCGCTGCTCAATTTAAGACCTGGGCCCATGGTTGAAGCAAGCGTTACATTTGTTATATATTGTCCCTTAATACCATCTGGACGGCTCTCGAGAACGCTCTTTAACGCGGCTTCCGCGTTTTCTTTGAGCTTACTAGCTTCAAATGAACGTTTTCCGACAACCACAGCCATATTAGCTGTTTTGTCCATCTTGTATTCAACGCGACCAGCTTTTACATCCTGAATAGCACTAATGACATCATCAGAAACAGTACCGGATTTTGGATTTGGCATAAGCCCCCTAGGTCCGAGTACACGTGCTAAAGAACGAACCTCTTTCATCGCGGATGTTGTTGAAATCGCAACATCGAAATCCATCCATCCACCTTGGACTTTTTCAATCATGTCCTTAAGGCCTGCAAACTCTGCACCGGCATCTAACGCTGCCTGTGCGTTTTCAGTAAAAACTATGACGCGAACCTTTTTACCACTACCATTAGGCAGTCTTACAGTTCCGCGCACCATTTGCGTGCTCTGTTTAGGATCTACCCCTAAACGAAAATTTAATTCGACTGTTTCGTCAAACTTGACCGCAGGTGTCTTGCTCATTGAAGCAAGAGCTTCATCGAGATTATAAGCTTTCTCAGATTTCACAATCTTGAGTGCTTCCTTAAAACGTTTACTATGTTTTTTCACAATATGACTCTCCTATCCTATAAATTAATCAATAATCTCAATACCACTACTGCGAGCCGCACCTTCTACCATTCTCATGGCAGCTTGAATATCATCTGTATTCATGTCTTCAAGTTTTGTTCTAGCGATTTCCTCAACTTGCTTACGCGTTACCTTACCTACTTTAGTACGGTTAGGAACACCCGAACCCTTAGGGATACCAGCTGCCTTCTTAAGCAATATAGCCGCAGGCGGCGATTTCAATATAAAAGAGAATGATCTGTCCGCATAAACGCTAATAACGACAGGAATAATAAGACCCGCTCTCTCTTTTGTCTTTGCGTTAAATTCTTTACAGAACATCATAATGTTCACCCCAGCAGCACCAAGTGCTGGCCCTACGGGAGGAGCTGGATTTGCAGCGCCTGCAGGAAGCTGAAGTTTGATTTGAGTAATTACTTTTTTTGCCATGACCGATTTCCTATATTGTACAATTATTTTTTTATAAAAACTATCCTTCTACCCGATCCACTTGCCAATACTCCAATTCAACAGGAGTAAAGCGACCAAAAATGGAAACGGATACTTTAAGCTTTCCGCGTTCTGGATCTATCTCATCGATACGACCCGTTAAATTCAAAAATGGACCATCATTAATCTTAACCGTTTGCCCCATTTCATATTGAACCTTAGGTACTTCTTTGCCTTCAGCCTCACGTACTTGACTTAAAATACGATCAATTTCGTCCTCCTTTAAAGGAACTGGACGCTCTCCGCCCACAAAATTAATGACACCCTGTGTGTTTTTAACAAACAACCAAGGGGCTTGAAGAATTTTATTATCCTCGTCATACAACTTCATATGAATAAAGGCATACCCGGGATAAAACTTGCGAACACGACTGGATTTCTTACCAGCTTTAACTTCTGCAACTGTTTCCGTTGGGACCAATACCTCCTTAATCCATTCATCCATTTTCTCGATTTCGATAAACTTATCCAAATACAGCTTTACTTTCCCCTCTTGATTGGAAAGGGTCTGTATCGCGTACCATCGGTAATCATGAATTGATTGTATATTAGACATCTTTAAAATTCTCTAGCGAGTAGCTACCCCCAAATACCAAAACGGGCCCATGAGGTGAACAATTGAACCACTTGAAATAATGAAAAATCTACCACGCTGACATAAACTCCTAAAACAGCGATACCGACTAGCACCACGATCGTAGAATCACGCAATTCTTTGCGATTTGGCCAGGATGCTTTTTTGAGCTCCCCCACCATTTCGGACATGAATATTCTGGTGACTTTAAATGGATTTTTCATTTTTTTTATGGCAGGAGAAGAGGGACTCGAACCCCCAACCTACGGTTTTGGAGACCGTTGCTCTACCAATTGCGCTATTCTCCTAAATTTTTGTAATTGTATTATTTTTTATAAAGCCTCTGCATAACATTTAGCCGAGCCCCTTACGTAAAGAGCACTCGGCAAAAACGTTATATATTAAAGATATTATGCAATGATCTCTGTTACACGTCCGGCACCGATTGTACGGCCACCTTCACGAATAGCAAAACGCTGCCCCGCTTCCATAGCGATTGGTTTCTGCAATTCGATTGTAACTGACAAGTTGTCACCAGGCATAACCATCTCAACACCTTCTGCGAGATTCAAGATACCTGTTACGTCTGTCGTACGGAAGTAGAACTGAGGACGATATCCGTTAAAGAATGGAGTGTGGCGACCACCTTCATCCTTGGTTAGGACGTAAATTTCAGCCTTAGCCTTTGTGTGTGGCTTAATAGAACCTGGTTTTGCCAAAACTTGGCCACGTTCGATGGCTTCTTTATCAATACCACGAAGCAATAGACCAACATTGTCACCTGCTTGACCTTGGTCAAGAAGCTTACGGAACATTTCAACACCGGTACAAATAGTTTTCTTTGTATCGCCAAGACCAACGATCTCAACTTCCTCACCCACTTTAACGACACCACGTTCGATACGGCCTGTCGCAACAGTACCACGACCCGTGATAGAGAATACGTCCTCAACAGACATAAGGAAAGGTTTGTCAACTTCACGCTGAGGAATAGGAATATCCTTGTCGATTGCATCAAGAAGTTCTTGGATAGCCTTCGCGCCTTCTGGCTTGCCTTCGAGAGCAGCCAAAGCTGAACCCTTAACGATTGTGATGTTATCACCATCAAATTCGTATTTACTCAAGAGTTCACGAATTTCCATCTCAACAAGTTCTTGAAGATCTGGGTCA includes:
- a CDS encoding 50S ribosomal protein L7/L12; amino-acid sequence: MANITKEQVVEWLGNQTVIEIAGLVKELEDKWGVSAAAPVAVAAVAGPAAEVAEEKTEFDVILKSGGEKKINVIKEVRAITGLGLKEAKDLVEGAPKTVKEATSKADAEDIKKKLEAAGAEVEIK
- a CDS encoding preprotein translocase subunit SecE yields the protein MKNPFKVTRIFMSEMVGELKKASWPNRKELRDSTIVVLVGIAVLGVYVSVVDFSLFQVVQLFTSWARFGIWG
- a CDS encoding 50S ribosomal protein L10, with product MREGKQYLAKAVATHLEKSSYVLLLDYKGATVQNIADIRASLKKHKAEFHVVKNSALKVAAEQTERPDFTDFLSGPVAIIVGGDNPSEAAKVIVEFRKKNENKCAFKVGALGDRVLTAQEINELSKLPSLDVLRAQLMGLFNQPAEKLVRVFNAVPQGVLNVLDAHAKKG
- a CDS encoding 50S ribosomal protein L11, which encodes MAKKVITQIKLQLPAGAANPAPPVGPALGAAGVNIMMFCKEFNAKTKERAGLIIPVVISVYADRSFSFILKSPPAAILLKKAAGIPKGSGVPNRTKVGKVTRKQVEEIARTKLEDMNTDDIQAAMRMVEGAARSSGIEIID
- a CDS encoding 50S ribosomal protein L1, coding for MKKHSKRFKEALKIVKSEKAYNLDEALASMSKTPAVKFDETVELNFRLGVDPKQSTQMVRGTVRLPNGSGKKVRVIVFTENAQAALDAGAEFAGLKDMIEKVQGGWMDFDVAISTTSAMKEVRSLARVLGPRGLMPNPKSGTVSDDVISAIQDVKAGRVEYKMDKTANMAVVVGKRSFEASKLKENAEAALKSVLESRPDGIKGQYITNVTLASTMGPGLKLSSDLYTSKSR
- a CDS encoding transcription termination/antitermination factor NusG; translated protein: MSNIQSIHDYRWYAIQTLSNQEGKVKLYLDKFIEIEKMDEWIKEVLVPTETVAEVKAGKKSSRVRKFYPGYAFIHMKLYDEDNKILQAPWLFVKNTQGVINFVGGERPVPLKEDEIDRILSQVREAEGKEVPKVQYEMGQTVKINDGPFLNLTGRIDEIDPERGKLKVSVSIFGRFTPVELEYWQVDRVEG
- a CDS encoding DNA-directed RNA polymerase subunit beta, encoding MSKSERINFGKLKEIITPPNLIENQLDSYEEFLQKDVAPSKRKNLGLEAVFREVFPVESYDGRCSLQYVSYNIIAPKLSEIECLREGSSYSVSLYVTLKLVEEGVERDEEIYMGEIPMITKSASFIINGAERVVVSQLHRSPGICFEEAFHTSGKALHSFRIIPDRGTWLEVQFDQNDLLYIYLDRRRRRRKFLITTLLRAMGYGKDSDILNLFYKLEKLNLKKAAAMENVSNLVLVEDIVDAEQGIVLARAFEPLTKTIVRSFIKARIDSVNVIDTSIDDGAIIRSLKKDPTRNEEEALKDIYKRLRPGEPTTTANARALIKRLFNDPKRYDLGRVGRYKLNQKLGLNIDLETRIIVIDDIIAATNYLVKLKRGEGIVDDIDHLGSRRVRTVGELVANQCRVGLSRTERLVKERMTLYDQSADSISPQKLINPKALSTVIRDFFARSQLSQFMDQINPLAEITHKRRLSALGPGGLNRDRAGFEVRDVHPSHYGRICPIETPEGPNIGLINSLSTYSQINEFGFIETPYRVVTDSVVTDEVHYLTADQEESFVIAQANSEIDDKGKLQGKVAVRLRDMVLEVQPSEVHYMDVSPKQLVSVAAGIIPFLEHDDANRALMGSNMQRQGVPLLQTEAPFVGTGLERKVVEDSGTVIISESKGVVASVDANQIVVTKDGKMPRVKPDEALQTDVNQELYVYGLRKFMRSNAATCFNQKPIVCKGQPVKKGQVIADGASSDNGELALGRNVLVAFMPWNGYNFEDAILLSEKLIKDDVFTSIHIEEFDVAARDTKLGPEEITRDIPNIGEEALKNLDRNGVIRIGAEVKPGDILVGKITPKSETELAPEEKLLRAIFGEKAADVKDTSLDVPSGIYGIVMDVKVSTRIDGEREKLSPSDKRRQLKRINEEFKNNSDQLRDELTESLSNILLGEKIPLDVFNAETGEVVIPANRKITKTLLRKLAAISDNIQIDPSPVRIKIMEIVDNFQRRFQELEEERSVRVKNVESGEGIEAGVIKNVKVYIATKRKIQVGDKMAGRHGNKGVVAKIVAEEDMPFLPDGTPIEIVLNPLGVPSRMNVGQVLETHLGWACKKLNLKVATPVFDGISEKRIREYLEEAKLPYSGKSQLYDGQTGEPFDQHVVVGYIYMMKLNHLVADKIHARAVGPYSLITQQPLGGKAQYGGQRFGEMEVWALEAYGAAYTLQELLTVKSDDVQGRTKIYEALVKGDNSLSAGTPQSFNVLMKEIQSLCLDVRLGTDEK